The Pseudarthrobacter defluvii DNA window GCCGGCCCGGACGTTGCTGGCGCTGGTGTCCTCGGAGCAGGGCAGCCTCACGGCCGCTGAACTCTCGGAGCGGTTGGGGGCCAGCGCCGCGGCAGTGTCGGGCGCCGTGCGCTACCTGCAGACCGTGGGTTTCGTGCACCGGGTCTCGCAGCCCGGGAGCCGCCGTGACCTCTACGCCCTGCATGAGGATGAGTGGTACGTGGCGGCAATGCGGAACAGCCCCGTCTACGAAAAACTCGCGGCCCTGACCGATGCCACGGCTGAAACCCTTCCGGAAGGATCGGCGGCCCGGGCGCGGGTGGCGGAGATGGCCAGGTTCTACCGGTTCCTCAATTTACGGATGCCGGCCCTGCTGGACGACTGGGAGCGTGAGCGGGGAGCCAAGAATGACGATCATTGACAACGCCGTGTACGTCAACGGGCTCCGCACCCAGGATCCGGAGGACCTGGACGAAACCTACTTCCTGCTCCGGCAGCGCGAGGGGATGGCGTGGATCGGCCTGTACCGGCCGGACCCAGAGGAACTGCAGTCCGTGGGCGAGGAATTCGACCTCAACGCCCTCGCCATCGAAGACGCGCTCGCCGGACACCAGCGGGCCAAGCTGGAGCATTACGGCGGCTGCCTGTTCCTGGTGCTCCGGCCCGCCAGGTACCGTGACGAAGTGGAGAAGGTCGACTTCGGCGAGATCCATGTCTTCGTCGGCGACGAGTACGTGGTCACCGTGCGGCACGCTGAATCCCCCGATCTGGCCAAAGTTCGCCGACGCATGGAGTCCATGCCCGAGTTCCTGGCCCTGGGCCCGGACGCCGTGCTGTACGGCATCCTGGACCAGGTGGTGGACGAGTACGAGCCCGTCGCCGCCGGCCTGGAGAACGACATCGACGAAATCGAGGACGACCTCTTCGGCGCGGACCCCGAGGTCTCGCGAAGGATCTACGAACTTTCCCGGCAGGTCATCACGTTCCAGCGGGCCACCAGCCCCTTGTCGGGAATCCTGCGGCAGCTGATGGCCGGATCGCCGGAGCGGCCGCCGGGGGAAGTCCTGCAGGACCACCTGCGTGACGTCCTGGACCACGTGCTGCGGCTCAACGAGCGCGTGGCTTCCTTCCGCGCCCTGCTCCAGAATGCGCTCGCCGTCAACGCCGCACTGGTGGCGCAGCGGCAAAACGATGAAATGCAGCGCATGACCGAGTCGAGCCTGGAGCAGAACGAGCAGGTCAAGCGCATTTCCTCCTGGGCCGCCATCCTGTTCGCTCCCACCCTGGTGGCGTCCATCTACGGCATGAACTTCGCGAATATGCCGGAGCTGGCGTGGATCTACGGTTACCCATACGCCCTGGGCCTGATGGCGGCCATGGGCCTGGTCCTCTACCTGGCGTTCAAGCACAACAAATGGATCTGAACCGGGGGAGCGGATCAATGAGGCTGTTGTCGACTACCTGGAATCGGGGCTGAAAGCCGGCATGGTCCTGCCCGACCCCGCCGACCCGTCGCTGGAGACCATCCGGGTGGTGCGCGAATAACTGGGTGCTTGTGCCCAGGCGTACAGTAATCGGCATGCCTAACCCCGGCCTGCCGCTTGCCTCCGATTTGCCCATCCCGCCCCTGGAGGAGCTGCTGGCAACCGCCCACGTGGTGAGCCTGCCCATGCGGGTGAAGTTCCGCGGGATCAGGCAGCGCGAATCCCTGCTGCTGCGTGGTCCTGCGGCCTGGGGTGAGTTCTGCCCATTCCCTGAGTACGGCGACGCGGAGGCCTCGCGCTGGCTGGCGGCCGCCATTGAAGCGGGGTGGCTCGGGTTTCCGGTGCCGTTGCGGCAGGTGATTCCGGTCAACGCCACCGTGCCCGCAGTTTCCGCGGAGCGGGTGCCGGACGTGCTGGCCCGGTTCGGCCGGGTGGATGCGGTGAAGGTCAAGGTGGCCGAGCAGGGGCAGTCATTGGACGACGACGTTGCCCGGCTTCACGCCGTCCGCGACGTCCTGCCGGACGCCGCCATCCGCGTGGATGCCAACGGCGGGTGGGACGTGCCGGGAGCGGTGGAGGCCCTGACCCGGCTGGCGCCGGTGGGGCTGGAGTACGCGGAGCAGCCGGTGCCGTCCATCGAGGGCCTGGCTGATGTCCGGTCCCGGCTGCGGGATGCCGGGACCCCGGTGCTCATTGCGGCCGACGAGAGCGTCCGCAAGGAAACCGACCCCCTCCGTGTGGCCAGGGCCGGCGCGGCGGACCTGATCGTGGTCAAGGTGGCGCCGCTCGGGGGAGTGCGGCGCGCCCTGGACGTCGTGGCACAGGCCGGACTTCCCGCCGTCGTCAGTTCAGCGCTGGACACGTCTGTGGGCATCCGCGCGGGGCTGGCGCTTGCCGCAGCCCTTCCCGAGCTGCCGTACGCCTGCGGCCTGGGGACGGTGTCCCTTTTTGAGTCGGACGTCACCATGGACCCCCTGGTGGCCGACGACGGCGCCATCCGCCTCCGCGACGTTGCCGCCGACGCGGGGCTGCTTGAGCGGTTTGCGGCTCCCGCCGAACGCCGGGAGTGGTGGCTGGACCGGCTCCGCCGCGTCCATGCCCTCCTCGCCCCATGACACGCCCGCTCAGGTTTGGCGGGTTTTCCTGACATGCGCGCTCACGTCCGGCGGGTTTTCCTGACACGCGCGCTCAGGTTTTGGCAACGTTCCTGCAGGTCACGGGCGGTTCACCTTAACTTCATCCAATTGATGGCTTCCGGTAGGAACCGGCTGGAAGGGTGGGCGGGCATCCCCAGTGAGATTCCTTGGAAGGTTCCCATGTCTAAAACTGCCCGCAAATTTGCCCTCCTGCCCATGCTCGGCCACACCAAGGGCAAGCGGAGCCCCGTCACCTGCGCGCTCAAGTGCGACAACGCCTGCGCGGGCGACGTCTGCAACACCAGCTCCAACAGCTACTTTCGTGACATCGCCTCCGCAACCTTGTCCCGCCGCGCCGCCCTGGGCCTGGGCGCCGCCGGTGCCCTCGCCGTCGCGCTCGGTTCGGCGGTGACCTCTGCCGAACCTGCTTCCGCCGCTGGCCTGTCCAAGGCCGCAAAGGAAGGCTTCGGCAAGTCCAAGCTGCAGTTCACGGCCATCAAACCGGTGGATAAGGCAATGGATGCCTTCACCGTTCCGGAGGGCTTCATCTGGCAGCCCATCATCCGCTGGGGTGACCCGCTGTTCAGCGACTCCCCGGAATTCGACCTGAACAACCAGACCGCTGCTGCCCAGGCCCGCCAGTTCGGCTACAACAACGACTACACGGACATCGTGGAAATCCCGGGCAGCAAGGGCCGCCGCGCGGTGCTGTTCACCAACCACGAATACACGAACGAAAGCATCATGGTCCCGGCGGGCTACGACCCCGTGGAAACCCGCGCTATCGGACGCGCCGCGCACGGCCTGGCCGTGGTGGAACTGGAGCGCAAGAACACCACCAAGCCCTGGAGCTACGTCAAGGGCGCGCCGCTGAACCGCCGCTATCTCTCCGATACCACCTACGAACTGACCGGCCCGGTTGCCGGTTCCGCGCTGGTGAAGACCGCGGCAGACCCCTCCGGCCGCGCCATCAAGGGCACGTTTGGCAACTGCTCCGGCGGCACCACCCCCTGGGGCAGCATCCTCTCCGGCGAGGAGAACTTCAACGGCTATTTCGTGGCAGGCGGCACGTCCGCCGGGGACAAGCGCTACGGCCTCACCGCCAAGCCCACGGCGCGCCAGTGGGAACTGGATGATCCCCGCTTCGACACCCGCAACCCAGGTTACGAGAACGAAGCCAACCGCTTCGGCTGGATCGTTGAAGTCGATCCCTTCGACCCCACCTCCACCCCCAGAAAGCGCTCCGCCATGGGCCGCTTCAAGCATGAGGGCGCCAACGTGATCGTGGCCGAATCCGGCCACGTGGTGGCATACATGGGCGACGACGAGAAGTTCGACTACCTGTACAAGTTCGTCTCCGCGAAAAAATACCGTGAGGGGGACCGCAGGCACAACATGGACCTGCTGTCCGAGGGCGATCTCTACGTCGCCAAGTTCACCGGCAACTCGCCCACCGCGGAGATCACGGGAACCGGCGCGCTTCCGTCCGACGGCGCCTTCGACGGCGCCGGTGAGTGGCTGCCCCTGGTGGTCGGCGGCGTCTCGAAGGTGCCGGGCATGTCCGTCGAGGAGGTTCTGGTGTACACCCGCCTGGCAGCGGACAAGGTGGGCCCCACCAAAATGGACCGCTGCGAGGACGTCCAGCCCAGCCTCCACACCGGGAAGGTCTACGTGGTCTGCACCAACAACTCCGACCGCGGCACCGGCACCAAGGAAGGCCCCACCGAGGTCAACCCGCGTACCCAGAACCGCGACGGGCACATCGTTGAAATCACCGAGACCGGCGACCAGACCTCAACGAAGTTCAATTGGACGCTGCTGATGGTGTGCGGCGATCCAGCCCAGGGCGACGTCACCTACTTCTCCGGCTACCCCGTGGACAAGGTCTCGCCCATCTCCTGCCCGGACAACGTGGCCTTCGACTCCGTGGGCAACCTCTGGATCTCCACCGACGGCGCCCCCTCCGGCATCGGCTACAACGACGGCCTCTTCAAGGTCACCCTTGACGGTGCCGAGCGCGGCAAGGTGGAGCAGTTCCTCTCCGTCCCGCGCGACGCCGAAACCTGCGGCCCGGTCATCCACGATGACGAGCGCACGGTGTTCGTCTCCGTGCAGCACCCGGGCGAGGACGGCACGTTCGAAGCGCCGAACTCGTTCTTCCCGGACTACGTCCCGGCAGGTACGACGCCGGCTCCCGGCCAGGTGCGCGCGCCACGCCCCGCGGTGGTCCAGGTGTTCCGCGGCTGACACCTTTCGTTGCTCTATCACTTATGGTCCCTAAAACCGCGGGATAGGGACCATAAGTGATAGGGCAACGCGGCATCAAGGCCATCAAGGCCATCAAGGCCGGCGTGCGGGGTGGCAGACTGGTTTGGTGACTTCGTTCAACGAACCCGCCGACTCCGCTTCCACAGAGGCCCCCACCGATACCGCTGCTGCAACTGGCGTCGAAGATGCCGTGCACGCCGACGACGCAGCTCAGCTGGACGCCCATGAACTGAGCGCGCTGACTGCGGCGCGGATCGCCGTCGCGGTACTGCTCGACGGCGGCGTGCGGCACGTGGTGGTTTCGCCGGGTTCGCGGTCGGCCCCCATGGCGTACGCGCTGGCGGAGGCATCGGCGGCAGGCCGGGTGGACCTGCTGATCCGGATCGACGAGCGTGCCGCCGGGTTCACGGCGCTGGGCCTGGCACTGTCCACGGGCTCGCCCGCAGCGGTCCTC harbors:
- a CDS encoding GbsR/MarR family transcriptional regulator, whose translation is MSTDTGVAGVEASGLTADAAERTAAAFAAAGFPKMPARTLLALVSSEQGSLTAAELSERLGASAAAVSGAVRYLQTVGFVHRVSQPGSRRDLYALHEDEWYVAAMRNSPVYEKLAALTDATAETLPEGSAARARVAEMARFYRFLNLRMPALLDDWERERGAKNDDH
- a CDS encoding magnesium and cobalt transport protein CorA, encoding MTIIDNAVYVNGLRTQDPEDLDETYFLLRQREGMAWIGLYRPDPEELQSVGEEFDLNALAIEDALAGHQRAKLEHYGGCLFLVLRPARYRDEVEKVDFGEIHVFVGDEYVVTVRHAESPDLAKVRRRMESMPEFLALGPDAVLYGILDQVVDEYEPVAAGLENDIDEIEDDLFGADPEVSRRIYELSRQVITFQRATSPLSGILRQLMAGSPERPPGEVLQDHLRDVLDHVLRLNERVASFRALLQNALAVNAALVAQRQNDEMQRMTESSLEQNEQVKRISSWAAILFAPTLVASIYGMNFANMPELAWIYGYPYALGLMAAMGLVLYLAFKHNKWI
- a CDS encoding o-succinylbenzoate synthase, with protein sequence MPNPGLPLASDLPIPPLEELLATAHVVSLPMRVKFRGIRQRESLLLRGPAAWGEFCPFPEYGDAEASRWLAAAIEAGWLGFPVPLRQVIPVNATVPAVSAERVPDVLARFGRVDAVKVKVAEQGQSLDDDVARLHAVRDVLPDAAIRVDANGGWDVPGAVEALTRLAPVGLEYAEQPVPSIEGLADVRSRLRDAGTPVLIAADESVRKETDPLRVARAGAADLIVVKVAPLGGVRRALDVVAQAGLPAVVSSALDTSVGIRAGLALAAALPELPYACGLGTVSLFESDVTMDPLVADDGAIRLRDVAADAGLLERFAAPAERREWWLDRLRRVHALLAP
- a CDS encoding PhoX family protein; translation: MSKTARKFALLPMLGHTKGKRSPVTCALKCDNACAGDVCNTSSNSYFRDIASATLSRRAALGLGAAGALAVALGSAVTSAEPASAAGLSKAAKEGFGKSKLQFTAIKPVDKAMDAFTVPEGFIWQPIIRWGDPLFSDSPEFDLNNQTAAAQARQFGYNNDYTDIVEIPGSKGRRAVLFTNHEYTNESIMVPAGYDPVETRAIGRAAHGLAVVELERKNTTKPWSYVKGAPLNRRYLSDTTYELTGPVAGSALVKTAADPSGRAIKGTFGNCSGGTTPWGSILSGEENFNGYFVAGGTSAGDKRYGLTAKPTARQWELDDPRFDTRNPGYENEANRFGWIVEVDPFDPTSTPRKRSAMGRFKHEGANVIVAESGHVVAYMGDDEKFDYLYKFVSAKKYREGDRRHNMDLLSEGDLYVAKFTGNSPTAEITGTGALPSDGAFDGAGEWLPLVVGGVSKVPGMSVEEVLVYTRLAADKVGPTKMDRCEDVQPSLHTGKVYVVCTNNSDRGTGTKEGPTEVNPRTQNRDGHIVEITETGDQTSTKFNWTLLMVCGDPAQGDVTYFSGYPVDKVSPISCPDNVAFDSVGNLWISTDGAPSGIGYNDGLFKVTLDGAERGKVEQFLSVPRDAETCGPVIHDDERTVFVSVQHPGEDGTFEAPNSFFPDYVPAGTTPAPGQVRAPRPAVVQVFRG